In Brevibacillus marinus, the genomic window CTAAAGGCGAGGCAGGCCACGAGAGCGAGCCGTAATCTCCTTGCTCCTTTGTCAAAAGCATTCTCGTATCATTCGGAGGTGGGCTAGGTGCAGAGCGTAGGCAACGCGCTGGTGGCGGCGGCGGAAGCGCTGTTTCCGCTGCTCCAGCAGTGGCGCAGACATCTTCATCAGTATCCGGAATTAAGTTTTCAAGAAGTACAGACCTCCCGCTTTGTCGTGGAACAGCTGAGCCAAATGCCGGGGATCGCGATCCAGACCGGGATCGCGAAAACCGGTGTGATCGGGACCTTGTCGGCGGGCGGCGGTCCGACGATTGCGATTCGCGCCGACATGGACGCGCTGCCGATCACGGAACAATCGAATCAACCCTACTGTTCCCGACAGCAAGGGGTGATGCACGCGTGCGGGCACGACGCGCATACCACCATTCTGCTCGGCGCGGCGAAGCTACTGAGCGAACAGTTTGCCGCCGGCAAGCTCTCCGGGACGGTGAAATTCCTGTTTCAACCGGCCGAGGAAGCGGCCGACGACAAGGGGCTTACCGGCGCGCCGTACATGATCCGCGAGGGGGCGCTGGAGGACGTCGATGCCGTCATCGCGCTGCACATGAACCCGGAAAACCCGTACGGCGAAGTGCTCGTCCATGACGGGTACAGCATGGCCAACGTGGACACGTTCCAGGCCACGATCATGGGCACGGGAGGCCATTGCGCCTATCCGCACCTGGGGACCGATCCGATCTGGATGCTGGGGCCGGTCCTGCAGGCGCTGCACGGCATCGTCAGCCGCCGCGTCACGCCGCTCGAACCGGCAGTGGTCAGCATCGGATGTGTGGAAGCGGGCGCGACGTTCAACGTGATCCCGACGGAAGTAACGATCAAAGGGACGCTCCGCAGCTATGACCCGAAAATTCGCGAACTGCTGATTTCCGAGCTGGAGAAAGCGTTCAGCATCGTCAAAAACCTGGGCGGAAACTACACGCTGCACGTCGTGCGCGGCGAACCGGCCCTGCATAACGACCCGCGCGTCAACGAGTGGTTCCGGCAGTCGATCCGCGCGCTGTACCCGGACAGCCG contains:
- a CDS encoding M20 metallopeptidase family protein; translated protein: MQSVGNALVAAAEALFPLLQQWRRHLHQYPELSFQEVQTSRFVVEQLSQMPGIAIQTGIAKTGVIGTLSAGGGPTIAIRADMDALPITEQSNQPYCSRQQGVMHACGHDAHTTILLGAAKLLSEQFAAGKLSGTVKFLFQPAEEAADDKGLTGAPYMIREGALEDVDAVIALHMNPENPYGEVLVHDGYSMANVDTFQATIMGTGGHCAYPHLGTDPIWMLGPVLQALHGIVSRRVTPLEPAVVSIGCVEAGATFNVIPTEVTIKGTLRSYDPKIRELLISELEKAFSIVKNLGGNYTLHVVRGEPALHNDPRVNEWFRQSIRALYPDSRIIAKPFGLGGEDFGWMTQAVPGAMIFLGAATPDGVIRDLHTPIFDIDERVLAQGAAIFADIASKFLQGIYNIER